A genomic segment from Glycine max cultivar Williams 82 chromosome 1, Glycine_max_v4.0, whole genome shotgun sequence encodes:
- the LOC100780539 gene encoding E4 SUMO-protein ligase PIAL2 isoform X1: MMVLMISIKNACEIGWFQTKESEELVTIADEIRKVYSSLGTINVGPRSCSTAISTIMQKFYPKFKLGPILASIEAQPGYGASVVDFHITKSEVLKDKIFLLVAQTDNIETSACLINPQQVNFLLNGKGVLNRTNVQMDPGPQVPTNVTGMLKFGTNLLQAVGQFNGRYVVLVAYMSFTPFLEDPVLQDYLQPAVTSVDSDSDIIEGASQISLNCPISFTRIKTPVKGHSCKHFQCFDFDNFINMNSKRPSWRCPHCIQNVCYADIRLDRNMVEVLKNVGENITEVIVLANGSWKAVLEKDHDVDKMQKKARNCEKEQTQPQESTCPPGTVDLTKDDDGLDTVGSCDIVERKPTPASIHSQFVTPNSTSLGMNSTGVNQNVATQIDDFWPGVCFVRSRSDTPTVGNSELPVLPDTVSPTFSQESAGHDNNPVVNSAMHNQFLGPNNLQMQMNHMNSVNEYGRSSSAPRHIHRTPVAVQALPVQSQALGPQQNSITNLNSSLLPSNSSATPHISLSNPTSVDTLNAILSDTERQQHFSRTPMNLPQVSGVNSPAFQHHTATQNRGPLINTSAPTQPQNQYRANAFSEFRNLHLQQALNLRPPPPRSSNAQWPRIQQGVPQSGNFQAAARGASVAAGQGSSHARNVPTSGATTHSHQARGMVANQPARPSVLVQNQSTVAGTPFHGLTTEQRGNTAQSVSRPEELFSSQSEQNWAPTGRMRGSLDLSQLNDESIAQRIITPTQGQNSRPPGPQPIRRTGISSLQPATTQQDVLIANNRNANAHNRSSSR, from the exons ATGATGGTATTGATGATATCTATAAAG AATGCTTGTGAAATTGGATGGTTCCAAACAAAAGAATCTGAAGAACTTGTTACTATTGCTGATGAG ATCAGAAAGGTCTACAGCAGTTTGGGGACTATTAATGTTGGACCTAGATCTTGCAGTACTGCAATATCAACAATAATGCAGAA GTTCTATCCTAAATTTAAATTGGGTCCCATACTTGCATCGATTGAAGCCCAA CCTGGATATGGAGCTTCTGTGGTTGATTTTCATATTACCAAGAGTGAAGTTCTTAAAGACAAAATT TTTTTATTGGTGGCACAAACAGATAACATTGAGACATCAGCATGCCTCATAAATCCTCAGCAAGTGAA TTTTCTCCTCAATGGAAAAGGAGTACTCAATAGGACTAATGTTCAAATG GATCCTGGACCACAGGTGCCAACTAATGTGACTGGTATGCTTAAATTTGGGACAAATCTTCTTCAAGCTGTGGGCCAGTTCAATG GTCGTTATGTTGTACTTGTTGCCTATATGAGTTTTACACCTTTTCTTGAGGATCCAGTTCTTCAAGATTATCTTCAGCCTGCTGTTACATCTGTTGATTCAG ATTCAGATATTATTGAGGGGGCTTCACAGATTTCACTTAATTGTCCAATAAG CTTTACACGTATCAAGACTCCTGTTAAAGGGCATTCATGCAAACATTTCCAG TGTTTTGACTTTGACAACTTCATTAATATGAATTCAAAAAGGCCATCCTGGCGCTGCCCTCATTGCATTCAGAATGTCTGTTATGCTGATATTCGTCTTGACCGAAACATGGTTGAG gtCCTGAAAAATGTTGGTGAGAACATTACGGAAGTGATTGTTCTTGCTAATGGATCATGGAAGGCAGTCTTGGAAAAGGATCATGATGTGGATAAGATGCAGAAGAAGGCACGCAATTGTGAAAAGGAACAAACTCAACCACAAGAATCTACTTGCCCTCCTGGTACTGTTGACCTCACCAAAGATGATGATGGTTTGGATACAGTGGGCTCTTGTGATATTGTAGAAAGAAAACCTACCCCGGCATCTATTCATAGTCAGTTTGTCACCCCAAATTCAACTTCCTTGGGTATGAACTCTACTGGTGTTAATCAAAATGTTGCCACTCAAATAGATGACTTTTGGCCTGGAGTTTGTTTTGTCCGTAGTAGGTCTGATACCCCAACAGTTGGTAATTCTGAGCTACCTGTTCTGCCTGATACTGTTTCTCCTACATTTAGTCAGGAATCTGCTGGTCATGACAATAACCCTGTTGTTAACTCTGCCATGCATAATCAATTTTTGGGACCAAACAACTTGCAGATGCAGATGAATCATATGAATTCAGTTAACGAGTATGGCAGATCATCCTCAGCACCAAGACATATTCATAGGACTCCGGTAGCTGTTCAGGCCCTCCCAGTCCAATCTCAGGCATTGGGACCACAGCAAAATTCAATAACTAATTTGAATAGTTCCTTGCTACCTAGCAATTCCTCTGCTACTCCTCATATTTCTTTGTCCAACCCTACCTCTGTAGATACTTTGAATGCCATACTAAGTGATACGGAAAGACAACAACATTTTTCTCGAACCCCAATGAATCTGCCTCAGGTCTCAGGTGTAAATTCACCTGCATTTCAGCATCACACTGCAACACAG AATCGGGGACCACTTATAAATACGTCAGCACCAACTCAACCGCAGAACCAATACAGAGCAAATGCGTTTTCTGAATTTAGAAATTTGCATCTGCAGCAAGCTCTGAATCTCCGGCCACCCCCACCAAGATCATCTAATGCCCAATGGCCCCGCATCCAGCAAGGTGTTCCGCAATCTGGGAATTTTCAGGCGGCAGCCAGGGGTGCTTCAGTGGCTGCTGGACAAGGTAGTTCCCATGCTAGGAATGTTCCAACATCTGGAGCTACTACTCATAGCCATCAAGCTAGAGGTATGGTTGCTAACCAGCCTGCCAGGCCATCTGTTTTGGTTCAAAATCAAAGTACCGTAGCAGGCACCCCTTTCCACGGGTTAACAACAGAGCAAAGAGGAAATACAGCACAGTCAGTTTCTAGGCCTGAAGAATTATTCAGTTCGCAATCAGAACAGAATTGGGCTCCCACTGGACGAATGCGTGGAAGTCTAGATTTAAGTCAGCTTAACGATGAGTCTATTGCACAGCGAATAATTACGCCAACACAAGGTCAAAATTCAAGGCCACCAGGTCCACAACCCATTCGACGGACCGGTATTTCCTCTTTGCAACCCGCCACGACCCAACAGGATGTGCTTATTGCAAACAATAGAAATGCAAATGCTCATAATCGTTCTTCCAGTAGATAA
- the LOC100780539 gene encoding E4 SUMO-protein ligase PIAL1 isoform X3: protein MQKFYPKFKLGPILASIEAQPGYGASVVDFHITKSEVLKDKIFLLVAQTDNIETSACLINPQQVNFLLNGKGVLNRTNVQMDPGPQVPTNVTGMLKFGTNLLQAVGQFNGRYVVLVAYMSFTPFLEDPVLQDYLQPAVTSVDSDSDIIEGASQISLNCPISFTRIKTPVKGHSCKHFQCFDFDNFINMNSKRPSWRCPHCIQNVCYADIRLDRNMVEVLKNVGENITEVIVLANGSWKAVLEKDHDVDKMQKKARNCEKEQTQPQESTCPPGTVDLTKDDDGLDTVGSCDIVERKPTPASIHSQFVTPNSTSLGMNSTGVNQNVATQIDDFWPGVCFVRSRSDTPTVGNSELPVLPDTVSPTFSQESAGHDNNPVVNSAMHNQFLGPNNLQMQMNHMNSVNEYGRSSSAPRHIHRTPVAVQALPVQSQALGPQQNSITNLNSSLLPSNSSATPHISLSNPTSVDTLNAILSDTERQQHFSRTPMNLPQVSGVNSPAFQHHTATQNRGPLINTSAPTQPQNQYRANAFSEFRNLHLQQALNLRPPPPRSSNAQWPRIQQGVPQSGNFQAAARGASVAAGQGSSHARNVPTSGATTHSHQARGMVANQPARPSVLVQNQSTVAGTPFHGLTTEQRGNTAQSVSRPEELFSSQSEQNWAPTGRMRGSLDLSQLNDESIAQRIITPTQGQNSRPPGPQPIRRTGISSLQPATTQQDVLIANNRNANAHNRSSSR, encoded by the exons ATGCAGAA GTTCTATCCTAAATTTAAATTGGGTCCCATACTTGCATCGATTGAAGCCCAA CCTGGATATGGAGCTTCTGTGGTTGATTTTCATATTACCAAGAGTGAAGTTCTTAAAGACAAAATT TTTTTATTGGTGGCACAAACAGATAACATTGAGACATCAGCATGCCTCATAAATCCTCAGCAAGTGAA TTTTCTCCTCAATGGAAAAGGAGTACTCAATAGGACTAATGTTCAAATG GATCCTGGACCACAGGTGCCAACTAATGTGACTGGTATGCTTAAATTTGGGACAAATCTTCTTCAAGCTGTGGGCCAGTTCAATG GTCGTTATGTTGTACTTGTTGCCTATATGAGTTTTACACCTTTTCTTGAGGATCCAGTTCTTCAAGATTATCTTCAGCCTGCTGTTACATCTGTTGATTCAG ATTCAGATATTATTGAGGGGGCTTCACAGATTTCACTTAATTGTCCAATAAG CTTTACACGTATCAAGACTCCTGTTAAAGGGCATTCATGCAAACATTTCCAG TGTTTTGACTTTGACAACTTCATTAATATGAATTCAAAAAGGCCATCCTGGCGCTGCCCTCATTGCATTCAGAATGTCTGTTATGCTGATATTCGTCTTGACCGAAACATGGTTGAG gtCCTGAAAAATGTTGGTGAGAACATTACGGAAGTGATTGTTCTTGCTAATGGATCATGGAAGGCAGTCTTGGAAAAGGATCATGATGTGGATAAGATGCAGAAGAAGGCACGCAATTGTGAAAAGGAACAAACTCAACCACAAGAATCTACTTGCCCTCCTGGTACTGTTGACCTCACCAAAGATGATGATGGTTTGGATACAGTGGGCTCTTGTGATATTGTAGAAAGAAAACCTACCCCGGCATCTATTCATAGTCAGTTTGTCACCCCAAATTCAACTTCCTTGGGTATGAACTCTACTGGTGTTAATCAAAATGTTGCCACTCAAATAGATGACTTTTGGCCTGGAGTTTGTTTTGTCCGTAGTAGGTCTGATACCCCAACAGTTGGTAATTCTGAGCTACCTGTTCTGCCTGATACTGTTTCTCCTACATTTAGTCAGGAATCTGCTGGTCATGACAATAACCCTGTTGTTAACTCTGCCATGCATAATCAATTTTTGGGACCAAACAACTTGCAGATGCAGATGAATCATATGAATTCAGTTAACGAGTATGGCAGATCATCCTCAGCACCAAGACATATTCATAGGACTCCGGTAGCTGTTCAGGCCCTCCCAGTCCAATCTCAGGCATTGGGACCACAGCAAAATTCAATAACTAATTTGAATAGTTCCTTGCTACCTAGCAATTCCTCTGCTACTCCTCATATTTCTTTGTCCAACCCTACCTCTGTAGATACTTTGAATGCCATACTAAGTGATACGGAAAGACAACAACATTTTTCTCGAACCCCAATGAATCTGCCTCAGGTCTCAGGTGTAAATTCACCTGCATTTCAGCATCACACTGCAACACAG AATCGGGGACCACTTATAAATACGTCAGCACCAACTCAACCGCAGAACCAATACAGAGCAAATGCGTTTTCTGAATTTAGAAATTTGCATCTGCAGCAAGCTCTGAATCTCCGGCCACCCCCACCAAGATCATCTAATGCCCAATGGCCCCGCATCCAGCAAGGTGTTCCGCAATCTGGGAATTTTCAGGCGGCAGCCAGGGGTGCTTCAGTGGCTGCTGGACAAGGTAGTTCCCATGCTAGGAATGTTCCAACATCTGGAGCTACTACTCATAGCCATCAAGCTAGAGGTATGGTTGCTAACCAGCCTGCCAGGCCATCTGTTTTGGTTCAAAATCAAAGTACCGTAGCAGGCACCCCTTTCCACGGGTTAACAACAGAGCAAAGAGGAAATACAGCACAGTCAGTTTCTAGGCCTGAAGAATTATTCAGTTCGCAATCAGAACAGAATTGGGCTCCCACTGGACGAATGCGTGGAAGTCTAGATTTAAGTCAGCTTAACGATGAGTCTATTGCACAGCGAATAATTACGCCAACACAAGGTCAAAATTCAAGGCCACCAGGTCCACAACCCATTCGACGGACCGGTATTTCCTCTTTGCAACCCGCCACGACCCAACAGGATGTGCTTATTGCAAACAATAGAAATGCAAATGCTCATAATCGTTCTTCCAGTAGATAA
- the LOC100780539 gene encoding E4 SUMO-protein ligase PIAL2 isoform X2: MNNSLPALTSDTSPSVVNLFRINKVADRLSWIAQPGNRGEPYEFYNLCLSLSRGIDYALANGETPPKAHELPLLVKQICQLKNDECSQAAMMVLMISIKNACEIGWFQTKESEELVTIADEIRKVYSSLGTINVGPRSCSTAISTIMQKFYPKFKLGPILASIEAQPGYGASVVDFHITKSEVLKDKIFLLVAQTDNIETSACLINPQQVNFLLNGKGVLNRTNVQMDPGPQVPTNVTGMLKFGTNLLQAVGQFNGRYVVLVAYMSFTPFLEDPVLQDYLQPAVTSVDSDSDIIEGASQISLNCPISFTRIKTPVKGHSCKHFQCFDFDNFINMNSKRPSWRCPHCIQNVCYADIRLDRNMVEVLKNVGENITEVIVLANGSWKAVLEKDHDVDKMQKKARNCEKEQTQPQESTCPPGTVDLTKDDDGLDTVGSCDIVERKPTPASIHSQFVTPNSTSLGMNSTGVNQNVATQIDDFWPGVCFVRSRSDTPTVGNSELPVLPDTVSPTFSQESAGHDNNPVVNSAMHNQFLGPNNLQMQMNHMNSVNEYGRSSSAPRHIHRTPVAVQALPVQSQALGPQQNSITNLNSSLLPSNSSATPHISLSNPTSVDTLNAILSDTERQQHFSRTPMNLPQVSGVNSPAFQHHTATQNRGPLINTSAPTQPQNQYRANAFSEFRNLHLQQALNLRPPPPRSSNAQWPRIQQGVPQSGNFQAAARGASVAAGQGSSHARNVPTSGATTHSHQARGMVANQPARPSVLVQNQSTVAGTPFHGLTTEQRGNTAQSVSRPEELFSSQSEQNWAPTGRMRGSLDLSQLNDESIAQRIITPTQGQNSRPPGPQPIRRTGISSLQPATTQQDVLIANNRNANAHNRSSSR, encoded by the exons ATGAACAACAGTTTGCCGGCGTTGACATCGGATACGTCGCCGTCAGTGGTGAACTTGTTCAGAATCAACAAAGTTGCGGACCGTTTGTCTTGGATTGCTCAACCTGGCAACCGAGGCGAGCCTTACGAATTTTACAACCTCTGCCTCTCCCTCTCTCG AGGCATTGATTATGCACTTGCCAATGGCGAAACTCCACCCAAGGCTCATGAACTGCCACTACTTGTGAAACAG ATATGTCAACTAAAAAATGATGAATGTTCGCAAGCGGCTATGATGGTATTGATGATATCTATAAAG AATGCTTGTGAAATTGGATGGTTCCAAACAAAAGAATCTGAAGAACTTGTTACTATTGCTGATGAG ATCAGAAAGGTCTACAGCAGTTTGGGGACTATTAATGTTGGACCTAGATCTTGCAGTACTGCAATATCAACAATAATGCAGAA GTTCTATCCTAAATTTAAATTGGGTCCCATACTTGCATCGATTGAAGCCCAA CCTGGATATGGAGCTTCTGTGGTTGATTTTCATATTACCAAGAGTGAAGTTCTTAAAGACAAAATT TTTTTATTGGTGGCACAAACAGATAACATTGAGACATCAGCATGCCTCATAAATCCTCAGCAAGTGAA TTTTCTCCTCAATGGAAAAGGAGTACTCAATAGGACTAATGTTCAAATG GATCCTGGACCACAGGTGCCAACTAATGTGACTGGTATGCTTAAATTTGGGACAAATCTTCTTCAAGCTGTGGGCCAGTTCAATG GTCGTTATGTTGTACTTGTTGCCTATATGAGTTTTACACCTTTTCTTGAGGATCCAGTTCTTCAAGATTATCTTCAGCCTGCTGTTACATCTGTTGATTCAG ATTCAGATATTATTGAGGGGGCTTCACAGATTTCACTTAATTGTCCAATAAG CTTTACACGTATCAAGACTCCTGTTAAAGGGCATTCATGCAAACATTTCCAG TGTTTTGACTTTGACAACTTCATTAATATGAATTCAAAAAGGCCATCCTGGCGCTGCCCTCATTGCATTCAGAATGTCTGTTATGCTGATATTCGTCTTGACCGAAACATGGTTGAG gtCCTGAAAAATGTTGGTGAGAACATTACGGAAGTGATTGTTCTTGCTAATGGATCATGGAAGGCAGTCTTGGAAAAGGATCATGATGTGGATAAGATGCAGAAGAAGGCACGCAATTGTGAAAAGGAACAAACTCAACCACAAGAATCTACTTGCCCTCCTGGTACTGTTGACCTCACCAAAGATGATGATGGTTTGGATACAGTGGGCTCTTGTGATATTGTAGAAAGAAAACCTACCCCGGCATCTATTCATAGTCAGTTTGTCACCCCAAATTCAACTTCCTTGGGTATGAACTCTACTGGTGTTAATCAAAATGTTGCCACTCAAATAGATGACTTTTGGCCTGGAGTTTGTTTTGTCCGTAGTAGGTCTGATACCCCAACAGTTGGTAATTCTGAGCTACCTGTTCTGCCTGATACTGTTTCTCCTACATTTAGTCAGGAATCTGCTGGTCATGACAATAACCCTGTTGTTAACTCTGCCATGCATAATCAATTTTTGGGACCAAACAACTTGCAGATGCAGATGAATCATATGAATTCAGTTAACGAGTATGGCAGATCATCCTCAGCACCAAGACATATTCATAGGACTCCGGTAGCTGTTCAGGCCCTCCCAGTCCAATCTCAGGCATTGGGACCACAGCAAAATTCAATAACTAATTTGAATAGTTCCTTGCTACCTAGCAATTCCTCTGCTACTCCTCATATTTCTTTGTCCAACCCTACCTCTGTAGATACTTTGAATGCCATACTAAGTGATACGGAAAGACAACAACATTTTTCTCGAACCCCAATGAATCTGCCTCAGGTCTCAGGTGTAAATTCACCTGCATTTCAGCATCACACTGCAACACAG AATCGGGGACCACTTATAAATACGTCAGCACCAACTCAACCGCAGAACCAATACAGAGCAAATGCGTTTTCTGAATTTAGAAATTTGCATCTGCAGCAAGCTCTGAATCTCCGGCCACCCCCACCAAGATCATCTAATGCCCAATGGCCCCGCATCCAGCAAGGTGTTCCGCAATCTGGGAATTTTCAGGCGGCAGCCAGGGGTGCTTCAGTGGCTGCTGGACAAGGTAGTTCCCATGCTAGGAATGTTCCAACATCTGGAGCTACTACTCATAGCCATCAAGCTAGAGGTATGGTTGCTAACCAGCCTGCCAGGCCATCTGTTTTGGTTCAAAATCAAAGTACCGTAGCAGGCACCCCTTTCCACGGGTTAACAACAGAGCAAAGAGGAAATACAGCACAGTCAGTTTCTAGGCCTGAAGAATTATTCAGTTCGCAATCAGAACAGAATTGGGCTCCCACTGGACGAATGCGTGGAAGTCTAGATTTAAGTCAGCTTAACGATGAGTCTATTGCACAGCGAATAATTACGCCAACACAAGGTCAAAATTCAAGGCCACCAGGTCCACAACCCATTCGACGGACCGGTATTTCCTCTTTGCAACCCGCCACGACCCAACAGGATGTGCTTATTGCAAACAATAGAAATGCAAATGCTCATAATCGTTCTTCCAGTAGATAA
- the LOC102667270 gene encoding uncharacterized protein isoform X3, with protein MKVPLIHSTFHYVNLRMFPSLLFPQGLVIIYVQANRNLVDQASQPFHGHMLLEAILEIIHMQLSYQQVEAHANASYDQSLLPSTGSSNNEVCPSFFATVNGIPHLLSHILQILGCCRRKLHRRP; from the exons atgaaagTCCCTCTAATCCACTCGACTTTCCATTATGTCAACCTAAGGATGTTCCCAAGCTTGTTGTTTCCACAAGGATTAGTAATAATCTACGTTCAGGCAAACAGGAATCTCGTCGATCAAGCTTCTCAGCCTTTCCATGGTCACATGCTTTTGGAAGCCATTCTAGAAATAATTCATATGCAGTTAAGTTATCAACAAGTAGAAGCACATGCCAATGCAAG TTATGACCAGAGCCTTCTTCCTTCAACTGGCAGTTCAAATAATGAAGTTTGTCCATCCTTTTTTGCTACTGTCAATGGAATTCCTCATCTCCTGTCACACATTCTACAGATTCTAGGTTGCTGCAG AAGGAAACTTCACAGAAGACCATGA
- the LOC102667270 gene encoding uncharacterized protein isoform X1 — MKVPLIHSTFHYVNLRMFPSLLFPQGLVIIYVQANRNLVDQASQPFHGHMLLEAILEIIHMQLSYQQVEAHANASYDQSLLPSTGSSNNEVCPSFFATVNGIPHLLSHILQILGCCRCTLSKIIISCRNSVKLQLTHRD; from the exons atgaaagTCCCTCTAATCCACTCGACTTTCCATTATGTCAACCTAAGGATGTTCCCAAGCTTGTTGTTTCCACAAGGATTAGTAATAATCTACGTTCAGGCAAACAGGAATCTCGTCGATCAAGCTTCTCAGCCTTTCCATGGTCACATGCTTTTGGAAGCCATTCTAGAAATAATTCATATGCAGTTAAGTTATCAACAAGTAGAAGCACATGCCAATGCAAG TTATGACCAGAGCCTTCTTCCTTCAACTGGCAGTTCAAATAATGAAGTTTGTCCATCCTTTTTTGCTACTGTCAATGGAATTCCTCATCTCCTGTCACACATTCTACAGATTCTAGGTTGCTGCAG ATGCACACTGTCCAAGATTATTATAAGCTGCAGAAACTCTGTGAAATTGCAACTTACTCATCGAGACTGA
- the LOC102667270 gene encoding uncharacterized protein isoform X2, producing the protein MKVPLIHSTFHYVNLRMFPSLLFPQGLVIIYVQANRNLVDQASQPFHGHMLLEAILEIIHMQLSYQQVEAHANASSNNEVCPSFFATVNGIPHLLSHILQILGCCRCTLSKIIISCRNSVKLQLTHRD; encoded by the exons atgaaagTCCCTCTAATCCACTCGACTTTCCATTATGTCAACCTAAGGATGTTCCCAAGCTTGTTGTTTCCACAAGGATTAGTAATAATCTACGTTCAGGCAAACAGGAATCTCGTCGATCAAGCTTCTCAGCCTTTCCATGGTCACATGCTTTTGGAAGCCATTCTAGAAATAATTCATATGCAGTTAAGTTATCAACAAGTAGAAGCACATGCCAATGCAAG TTCAAATAATGAAGTTTGTCCATCCTTTTTTGCTACTGTCAATGGAATTCCTCATCTCCTGTCACACATTCTACAGATTCTAGGTTGCTGCAG ATGCACACTGTCCAAGATTATTATAAGCTGCAGAAACTCTGTGAAATTGCAACTTACTCATCGAGACTGA